A window of Fundidesulfovibrio putealis DSM 16056 genomic DNA:
GTACTTGTTCTGCGAATAGGAAAGCCCCACCCGCAGAACAATACTCTCGTCACGTCATCCACTCAACTACCGTTTCAGCACCCCCTTGACGATCTTTCCTCCCAAGTAATACGCGGCAACACGCCCCCCGTTGTAGGCGAGTTGCCACTTTTCAGCGTCTGATAGCTCTTTGCCTTCTAGCGCATTCTTCCCAGCTCCATAGGCATCTCTCAATCCTTCCAGGTCAGGAAAACCAGCTGCTCCCCCAATAATCCTTCCTCCTTGCCGCGAACGAGAGGAATTCCACATCTGCTCATCACTTGGCTTGCCTTCATTCACAAGACCTTCCATGAACTCCTTTCTATCGATCGGCCCCTCAAACTGCTTTACGCGAGGCCCGTCCGGGTCAGGTGAATACCCCTGGTCCGTCCATTGGGCATTCTTGCGCTCCTCCTGAAGTGCAGCATCCGCTTTGCGTTTTTCTTCCCTCTCTGCCTGGAGCTTACCAGCCTGCCCTTCATCCAGTTCCACGTCGCCCATGCCGTCGCCTGTCACGAGAAAAGTCTTCCCGTCGCGCTGGTTAAAGATCTTATTGTCATGCTCGAAGTAGTCTCCATTCTTCATGGCGGACTTCTTGGCCCAGTCGGTCCAGCCGAACGGCTTCTGCTCCGGCATTGCCTGCTGGTTTTGCTGCGCCTGGACGTCCGGTGCCTGTTGCGCCGGTTCGCTTGGGGTGTTGGGACTGGCCGCAAGGTTGAAGGGGTTTGACGGTTCAAATTCAAAAGCCATTGCGTTCTCCTTGTTTTGTGTCGGGTATGATTGCGGCGGCAGATGCAGTGAACTGCCGCATGCCATGGAAAGTTCGTCCGACGGGCCGGGCAGCGCGCCCGGCCCGTCTTTGCAGCTTCCCTACAGCCCGGACAGTTCCAGGTACTTGAGCAGATCGCCTTCCCTGGCTCCGCCCGCCTTGACGCGCTTGATCAGGGCGGCGCGTTCGGCAGCGCGGGCTACGCCGGGCGTGCGCTCGTCGATCATTCCGGCGCTTTCGAGCTGGGGCGGGCTCATGCGGCCTGCCATGGCCTGCCGGACCGCCTGCCGAGGATCTCTGGCAGCCGGAGCGAAGGCCGGATTGCCCTGCACGGAATATCCGCCTGAAGTCCCTCTCTTTGCCATTCCGGTCATCCCGAACTCTTCCATGAGGTGCTGGCGCAGCTCGGAGTACATCTCCAGGAACGCACCGGGGGTGCGCTCCACCTGTTCCAGCACGGCGCGCTGGATCTTCCCCGGCAGCGACTCCACGAAGGCCTCGATCCAACGCTTCACGTGCTCAAACAGCTGGTCATTGGCCCGCAGGTGGGCCAGAAGGGCCTCGTTGTTGACGGCCTTGCGTTGAGCACGACGCATCTGTCTGGCCTGGCTGGCCTGCTGGCGGTTCTGCATCATGGCCTGCCACTGCATGCGGGCCATGGGGTCGGCCATCATCTGGGGCGGCGGAGAGCCGAAGGGGATGTCCGGGATGCCGTCGCCGTCCAGGTCGATGCCTTCCAGGTGCTCGATCATGCCGGGGCGGGCCGCCCCTGGTCGGATCCTTCACTTTGCAATCAGACAGGCGGTACATTTCACCCCACATAGCGCTATGTGGGAAAACACCCGAATAAACTGCCCCAAAACGCAAATAAGCCGGGAAGAGTGTCCTCTTCCCGGCCCGAGCCTTATACTAACTGCGTCCCCAGCTCACAGTATCCACCGCAAACCGCAGACCTATGTGGGAGTCCAGAGGGCGAAGCCCTTTGGCCGCCGGAGGCTTCTCCCCCGACGCCTCTCCCTACACTCACATATCCCCGTTCTACTCGTCCGACTCCGCCTCTTCACCGTCGTCAGCCAGCGCCCCGGCCTTCCTCAAGCCCTCGATCACCGATACGGTCACGCCCGCCTCACGGCTGGGCGCCAGCTGGAACACCCGCCCCGCCGACCCGCTGAAGGAGTCCACCGAGTGGTGGCTGATGGTCAGCACCTGCAACCCCAGCTTCTCGCCGATGGCCGCAATGAGCGCGTTGAAGCGCGGGACCAGCTCGGGCCTAAGCCAGCAGTCCTGCTCGTCCAGCACCAGAAAAGGGCGGTGCAGCGCGGGGTCCAGCTGGGCAAGCCCGATGAGCCTGAGCCCCACGGACAAGATGTTGCACACCGACCCGCCCTGCCCCTGGAGGATGTCCTCCACCTGCCCCTGGTTCTCAATCTCCAGGGTGATGAAGAACTTGCCGCTCTTGACCTCCCGGCGGCTGACCACGGTGCGGTCCTGCCCCAGGATCTCGCGCACGGCGTGGGTCAGGTTCGATTCGACCTCCTCCATGAGCTCGCCGAACAGGTCGCGAGAGAGGTCCTCCAGGCGCGCCTGGGCCTTGGGGGCCAGGGCCAGGAACTGCTCAACGGCCAGGAGTTCCCGCCGCGCCGCCTGATGGTCGCGCACCAGGGACTCGGCCAGCCCTTCCAGGCGTCCGGCCTGATGGCGCAGGTCGTCCAGTTCGCGCAGCAGCGCGGGCAGGGACGCAGACGCAGAAAGGGAGGCGGGGGAGGTGTCCGGCGTGTGCGCAGAGGCGGTCGTCATGGTGGTTCTCTTGGGGAGCGCCGGGAGGGTGATGCGGGGAGGAGGCCTCCGGCGGCCTAAGGGACAAGTCCCTTTGGAATCCCCTATGGTTATTGCGTATTCTTGGTGATCCTGGACCGAAACGATTATTCCGGGACGCCGGAGGCAGCGCCGTCTTCCAGCGCCGCCAGCCCGGCCCGCACCTGGGCCACATGCTCGCGGTATCCGGCCACCAGCCGCTCGTTCTCGGCCCGCATGGCCTCCAGCTTGGCGCGCAGCTCGCCGGGGTCTGCCGTGCCGTAGTCGGAGCGGGCCTTTTCCTCCAGCGAGGACAACTCGGCCTCCAGGTGGGCCAGCGTCTGCTCGGCGCGCACCTTCTCGTCGCGCAGGCTCTCGTACTCGGCCTTCAACCGGCCAAGTTCGCGCTCCAGGGCGGCGTCAGGGCCGCCGAGCACATCATTTGTCGCCACCGGCAACCTCCTCGTAAAGCTCCCAGACCAGCCCCGTCTCGGGGTTCTCCGGGTTCAGGTTCGCATGCAGGAAATCCTTGAGTCCCAGGCCCTCCTGGGTGCGCCTCCAGGCCAGCCGCTCCAGCCCCTTGAGAAACAGCGAGTTGCGCTCCTCGGCGCTGCGCTCCGGCGGGAACTCCTGGTCCGGGAAGACCTGCTCGAAGGGCAGCACCGGCACGGCCCAGGATTCCAGCTCCGTAGCGCCGGGACGCCAGATGGAGGCCACGGGGACGCGCGTCTTGGTGCGGCGCGAGAAGGTCAGCCGGGTGATGTTGCCCGGATTGCACCAGCGCGTTGCGCCCATGGTGACCATGGGCTGGGGACGGTGGATGTGGCCGTTTATGAGCCAATCCAGTCCGGGAATCTCGCGCGGGGCCAGCAGGCGCTCCTCGAAATCGGGAAAGTTGATGGAGTGATGGCTGAACCAGACCGTTGCCACGGCCCCGTCGCGCTCCACGTGCCGGGGCAGCGGCGTGCCGTCAGGAGAGCCGCCCACCAGCACAGGGCCGCCCTGCGTATCCAGCCAGAAGGCCGGGCCGGGTTTGTCCATCAGGCGGACCACGCCCGCCGCGTCCAGCACGGCCAGGGACACGTCGCGCGTGAAGCGGGCCAGGTACTTGTCGTGGTTGCCCACCAGCACCGAGG
This region includes:
- a CDS encoding P-loop NTPase family protein translates to MTTASAHTPDTSPASLSASASLPALLRELDDLRHQAGRLEGLAESLVRDHQAARRELLAVEQFLALAPKAQARLEDLSRDLFGELMEEVESNLTHAVREILGQDRTVVSRREVKSGKFFITLEIENQGQVEDILQGQGGSVCNILSVGLRLIGLAQLDPALHRPFLVLDEQDCWLRPELVPRFNALIAAIGEKLGLQVLTISHHSVDSFSGSAGRVFQLAPSREAGVTVSVIEGLRKAGALADDGEEAESDE
- a CDS encoding metallophosphoesterase family protein, yielding MELPRVAGKGLFVICDPHVAATPPGHRMEGYREQVLAKVSACLEHARELELHPVIPGDLFHWPRENPNGLAVELIELFRPHRPSVLVGNHDKYLARFTRDVSLAVLDAAGVVRLMDKPGPAFWLDTQGGPVLVGGSPDGTPLPRHVERDGAVATVWFSHHSINFPDFEERLLAPREIPGLDWLINGHIHRPQPMVTMGATRWCNPGNITRLTFSRRTKTRVPVASIWRPGATELESWAVPVLPFEQVFPDQEFPPERSAEERNSLFLKGLERLAWRRTQEGLGLKDFLHANLNPENPETGLVWELYEEVAGGDK